A section of the Delphinus delphis chromosome 1, mDelDel1.2, whole genome shotgun sequence genome encodes:
- the PTAFR gene encoding platelet-activating factor receptor has protein sequence MTSCPLQPTVMEANDSSRVDSEFRYTLFPIFYSIIFVLGVLANSYVLWVFAHLYPSKKFNEIKIFMVNLTMADLLFLVTLPLWILYYYNEGNWILPEFLCNLAGCFFFINTYCSVAFLAVITYNRFQAVTQPIKTVQVTSRKRGILLSLIIWVAIVAAASYYLILDSTNTVPNKTGSGNITRCFEHYEKRSIPVLIIHVFLVFSFFLVFLIILFCNLIIIVTLLTQPTQMQRNAEIKCRALWMVCTVLAVFIICFVPHHIVQLPWTLAELDFQKSNSHQAINDAHQVTLCLLSTNCVLDPIIYCFLTKKFRKHLTEKFYSMRSSRKCSRLTTETGTEVVMPLKQVPVNSLKD, from the coding sequence ATGACCAGCTGCCCACTCCAGCCCACCGTGATGGAGGCAAATGATTCCTCTCGTGTGGATTCTGAGTTCCGATACACCCTCTTCCCAATTTTTTACAGCATCATCTTTGTGTTGGGGGTCCTCGCCAACAGCTATGTGCTGTGGGTCTTTGCCCACCTGTACCCTTCCAAGAAATTCAACGAGATAAAGATCTTCATGGTGAACCTCACCATGGCTGACCTGCTCTTCCTGGTCACCCTGCCCCTGTGGATCCTCTACTACTACAACGAGGGCAACTGGATTCTTCCTGAATTCCTGTGCAACCTCGCTGGCTGCTTCTTCTTCATTAACACCTACTGCTCAGTGGCCTTTTTGGCCGTCATCACTTATAACCGCTTCCAGGCTGTAACACAGCCCATCAAGACCGTTCAGGTCACCAGCCGCAAGCGTGGCATCCTTTTGTCCCTGATCATCTGGGTGGCCATTGTGGCCGCTGCATCCTACTACCTCATCCTGGACTCCACCAACACAGTGCCCAACAAGACGGGCTCAGGCAACATCACACGCTGCTTTGAGCACTACGAGAAGCGCAGTATCCCAGTCCTCATCATCCACGTCTTCCTCGTGTTCAGCTTCTTCCTCGTCTTCCTCATCATCCTCTTTTGCAACCTGATCATCATCGTCACGCTGCTCACGCAGCCGACGCAGATGCAGCGCAATGCAGAGATCAAGTGCCGGGCGCTCTGGATGGTCTGCACGGTGCTGGCTGTGTTCATCATCTGCTTTGTGCCCCACCACATTGTACAGCTGCCCTGGACCCTGGCTGAGCTGGACTTCCAGAAGAGCAACTCCCACCAGGCTATTAACGATGCACATCAGGTCACTCTCTGCCTCCTTAGTACCAACTGTGTCTTAGACCCCATCATCTACTGTTTCCTCACCAAGAAGTTCCGTAAGCACCTAACGGAGAAGTTTTACAGTATGCGCAGCAGCCGGAAATGCTCCCGGCTCACCACGGAGACAGGCACCGAAGTGGTCATGCCGCTCAAACAGGTCCCTGTCAATTCCCTCAAAGATTAG